The following are encoded together in the Alteromonas gilva genome:
- a CDS encoding serine hydrolase domain-containing protein, translating into MSAFAGSSGAQTAYSEQVNHIATAYHDVFGFAGTVKVVKGGEEIYKASFGDANREFDVPNSPSHRVSINSVSKVFTAAAVLKLAEAGKVSLHTPIAQYLPELKASWRDEVTLHHLLTHTSGLPRESGIASHQSLTFEQQIAMLIEQQSLLFTPGERYEYSNAGITLLGRIVENVSKVPFSEFIAQQILEPLKLPNTGVYTGNTVVERQVTPYHMTPDGVSTAQRTKHLGDNAGGGMYSTVDDLYRFVVALESYQLLNEAITNAMFAAHIQSQDGDSHGYGWTLKPFGDGMLRFAAGSGYGTKSVMVRSPDTEDFIAITSNWGNTPILPLMGDIFMAINDLQYAIPDTNMLPSADRYQPFLGRYVFKADELQRHLMMDSNIVTLQSVDGKLFLNDELLAKKPDDKLGLTYTNELTIAFKDQQIIIEINGNTLVGTRR; encoded by the coding sequence GTGAGCGCTTTCGCTGGCAGCAGCGGCGCTCAAACTGCGTATTCTGAGCAGGTTAACCATATTGCCACGGCGTATCATGACGTCTTTGGTTTTGCTGGCACTGTGAAGGTGGTTAAAGGCGGAGAAGAGATTTACAAAGCCAGCTTTGGCGATGCTAACCGCGAATTTGACGTGCCCAACTCGCCGTCGCACAGAGTGTCGATTAATTCGGTGTCGAAAGTCTTTACCGCCGCTGCGGTACTGAAATTAGCGGAAGCCGGCAAGGTCAGTTTGCATACGCCCATTGCGCAATATTTACCGGAACTTAAGGCAAGCTGGCGCGATGAAGTTACCCTGCATCATTTGCTGACCCACACCAGCGGTTTGCCGAGAGAGTCCGGCATTGCATCGCACCAGTCGCTGACATTTGAACAACAAATCGCCATGCTGATAGAGCAACAATCACTGTTGTTTACGCCCGGGGAGCGTTATGAATACTCTAACGCGGGGATTACGCTGCTCGGGCGCATTGTTGAAAATGTCAGTAAAGTGCCCTTTAGTGAATTTATAGCCCAACAGATCCTCGAGCCTCTTAAGCTGCCAAATACCGGCGTCTACACCGGTAATACAGTGGTTGAACGACAGGTGACCCCCTACCATATGACACCCGATGGGGTGTCAACAGCGCAAAGAACCAAACACCTGGGTGACAACGCAGGCGGCGGAATGTATTCAACGGTCGATGATCTGTATCGTTTTGTGGTGGCGCTGGAAAGTTACCAGCTATTAAATGAAGCCATAACCAATGCCATGTTTGCTGCGCATATTCAATCACAGGATGGAGATTCTCACGGTTATGGCTGGACATTAAAACCCTTTGGTGACGGCATGCTAAGGTTCGCGGCAGGGAGCGGCTATGGCACCAAAAGCGTGATGGTTCGCTCGCCTGACACCGAGGATTTTATTGCGATTACGTCCAATTGGGGAAACACGCCTATTCTGCCCCTGATGGGTGATATTTTTATGGCAATTAACGATCTGCAATATGCCATTCCCGATACCAATATGTTGCCTTCTGCAGATAGATACCAGCCATTTCTGGGCCGGTATGTCTTTAAAGCGGATGAACTTCAGCGTCATTTAATGATGGATAGCAACATCGTCACCTTGCAAAGTGTGGACGGAAAACTGTTTCTGAATGACGAGCTGTTAGCTAAAAAGCCCGATGATAAACTGGGCCTGACATATACCAACGAACTTACAATCGCGTTTAAGGACCAGCAAATCATCATTGAGATTAACGGCAACACCCTTGTGGGTACCAGGCGTTAA
- a CDS encoding winged helix-turn-helix domain-containing protein, with protein MTTEIIRINEWNIDLLTGEMYRAGAGAGQVEAARLDPLCVQLLRVLAEHEGELVSKAFLIEALWPETYVNEDALARYVSRLRKAIGDTPKNPLFIETLPKRGYRLVANSVSRVAPDSEPAPASGSESEPEPEASEPPTPSASRTSPVSFYVFGIIALITALIIGVYAVNDEMSQGSPDQVDGLLAQADVYYHQVTRKDNEMALSLYQQTLALNPDSASALSGMANALVQKAIRYSPDNDPAQWRAMSLKQALQDNRLSRDQARQFLSRALVFAEKAVAMAPDNARTHKAKGFVLSARGNLNDALTSYKTALSINPGAWDVLVNMGELHELLNLPLDAIAYYKQAFAAMGQFPFEQASHGRAWRAEMGVNIGNKYLELNNLNDAEIWFRHVLSFAPFHTRATQQLANILVTTNRENESQRLCSAYTERIGEPACI; from the coding sequence ATGACAACGGAAATTATTCGAATAAATGAATGGAACATCGATCTGCTGACGGGTGAGATGTATCGTGCGGGTGCTGGAGCCGGGCAGGTTGAAGCGGCCAGATTGGATCCGCTGTGCGTTCAATTATTACGCGTGTTGGCAGAACATGAAGGCGAACTTGTTAGCAAGGCATTTTTAATAGAAGCATTATGGCCAGAGACTTACGTGAACGAAGATGCATTGGCGCGATATGTCTCAAGACTCAGAAAGGCGATTGGCGATACGCCAAAAAATCCGCTGTTTATCGAAACTCTGCCCAAGCGAGGTTATCGCTTAGTGGCAAATTCGGTGAGCCGGGTTGCTCCTGATTCTGAGCCTGCGCCTGCGTCTGGTTCTGAGTCCGAACCTGAACCTGAGGCGTCTGAACCACCGACACCTTCCGCTTCGCGTACCTCTCCCGTTTCGTTCTATGTCTTTGGGATCATCGCATTGATAACCGCGCTCATCATTGGTGTGTATGCCGTTAATGATGAGATGTCACAAGGCTCACCGGATCAGGTTGACGGGTTGTTAGCGCAGGCGGACGTGTATTATCACCAGGTAACCCGCAAAGACAACGAAATGGCGCTATCGCTTTATCAGCAAACCCTCGCGCTTAACCCTGATTCGGCCAGCGCATTATCTGGCATGGCCAACGCGCTGGTGCAAAAAGCCATACGTTACTCGCCCGACAACGACCCGGCACAGTGGCGCGCCATGAGCCTGAAACAAGCGCTGCAGGATAACCGCTTGAGTCGCGACCAAGCCAGACAGTTTCTCTCAAGAGCATTAGTGTTTGCCGAAAAAGCGGTAGCTATGGCGCCCGACAATGCCCGCACCCATAAAGCGAAAGGCTTTGTATTATCGGCGCGGGGCAACCTCAACGACGCTTTGACAAGCTATAAAACTGCGCTGTCCATCAATCCGGGTGCATGGGATGTGTTGGTGAACATGGGCGAGCTTCACGAGCTGTTAAATTTACCTCTGGATGCTATCGCCTACTATAAACAAGCATTTGCGGCAATGGGCCAGTTTCCCTTTGAGCAGGCCAGTCACGGCAGGGCATGGCGGGCTGAAATGGGCGTCAATATTGGCAACAAATACCTCGAATTAAATAATCTTAATGACGCTGAAATCTGGTTCAGACATGTGCTGTCGTTTGCGCCTTTTCACACCAGGGCCACGCAGCAGCTCGCAAACATACTGGTTACCACAAACCGCGAAAATGAGTCACAGCGTTTATGCTCGGCCTATACAGAGCGTATCGGCGAACCCGCGTGTATTTAA
- a CDS encoding S41 family peptidase, which yields MKTLTLPLFMLCTCLLVPVSGFTATATFTRQQVIEDLDTLYHALIDTHYKPFAYVSPQVFESKYTAIRRNLNDTSYSLLDTTRHFQQLVATLNNGHTEIDFPAAAYIQYAQAGGRLFPIDIAFENGTARVRANYSNDKSIRIGAEVLSINGRNMSAILADIHPLISAERAYFKNTKLEVYSFPRYYWYAFGEQSQFDIRLQTADKITRHSVSSIAVIEGFETKKDEILDAQMELSFFAQAAYLNPGSFSGDQQAYKDFIDNAFTRINKAAKPNLIIDLRNNSGGNDAFSDYLVSYIADKPFKWHKEFTLRTSALLKADTHRHRDLSQPYWRSIIEHEDGERYEFDFKPHAPAPENQRFSGDVYVLVNRQSHSQASVTAAQIQDYGWATIVGEETGDYPSLYASQFQFTLPHTAIVVKIAKGHIVRVNGSTAEQGVIPDIAIKDYLLDDTDEILSGLLTQLSANPSP from the coding sequence ATGAAAACCCTGACTTTACCTTTATTTATGCTCTGCACCTGTTTGCTCGTGCCGGTTTCAGGATTTACCGCTACCGCAACCTTTACCCGGCAACAGGTTATTGAGGATTTGGATACGCTGTATCACGCCCTGATAGACACTCACTACAAGCCCTTTGCCTATGTCTCACCGCAGGTCTTCGAGTCTAAATACACTGCAATAAGGCGCAACCTTAACGACACCTCGTATTCGCTGCTAGACACCACCCGCCATTTTCAGCAATTAGTCGCGACGCTAAACAATGGCCATACCGAAATAGACTTTCCGGCGGCCGCCTACATTCAATACGCACAGGCGGGGGGCCGTTTATTCCCCATTGATATTGCTTTTGAGAACGGCACAGCGCGGGTAAGGGCTAATTATTCCAATGACAAAAGCATCAGGATAGGTGCCGAAGTGCTATCCATAAACGGTCGCAACATGTCTGCCATTCTGGCAGACATTCACCCTTTGATATCGGCTGAGCGTGCCTATTTTAAAAATACCAAGCTGGAGGTGTATTCGTTTCCGCGCTATTACTGGTATGCCTTCGGAGAACAATCACAGTTTGATATTCGCTTGCAAACGGCAGATAAAATCACTCGTCATTCAGTGTCTTCGATTGCCGTGATCGAGGGATTTGAAACCAAAAAAGACGAAATTCTGGATGCACAAATGGAGCTTAGTTTTTTTGCCCAGGCAGCGTACTTAAATCCGGGCAGCTTCTCAGGTGATCAGCAAGCCTATAAGGATTTTATTGATAACGCCTTTACACGCATCAACAAAGCAGCCAAACCAAACCTGATCATCGATTTACGCAATAATAGTGGCGGCAATGATGCCTTCAGTGATTATCTTGTGTCCTACATTGCCGACAAGCCCTTTAAATGGCACAAGGAATTTACGCTGCGTACCAGTGCACTGTTAAAAGCAGATACCCATCGTCACCGCGACTTAAGTCAGCCATACTGGCGCTCAATCATAGAACATGAAGATGGCGAACGTTATGAATTCGATTTCAAGCCCCATGCGCCGGCCCCCGAGAACCAACGCTTTAGCGGGGATGTCTATGTGCTGGTTAACCGACAGTCCCACTCACAGGCAAGCGTAACCGCCGCACAAATACAAGATTATGGCTGGGCGACTATTGTGGGTGAGGAAACCGGCGACTATCCGAGTTTGTACGCCTCGCAATTTCAATTTACGCTGCCGCACACGGCCATTGTGGTGAAAATTGCTAAAGGACACATCGTGCGGGTGAACGGCAGTACCGCCGAGCAGGGCGTTATACCCGATATTGCGATTAAAGATTATCTGCTCGATGATACCGATGAAATCCTCAGCGGTTTACTGACGCAGTTATCAGCCAACCCAAGCCCTTGA
- a CDS encoding glycoside hydrolase family 5 protein produces the protein MKTKFLLFGFVCALLIACTDSSTTSGEGATNAITAVVDPFEQNARLGRGINLGNSLEAPSEGDWSVTLHEEYFRLIKEKGFDSVRIPVRWSAHTSDTAPFTIDEHFFERVDWAIEQSLKNDLMVIINVHHYMEIFDDPAAEEAKFLSLWQQIASRYANQSSDLIFEVLNEPHHELTAARWNKLLPKAINVIRATNPHRTLFIGAAEWGGVPGLLKLAIPDDDNLIVTVHYYEPFKFTHQGAGWVEDADEWLGTEWTGTPEQVDAIREHFQTIVDWAEARNLPVNIGEFGAYSKADSASRAKWSSEVVRFALENEMSYHYWEFASGFGIYNPRTEQWDTQLLNALVNTQAN, from the coding sequence ATGAAAACAAAGTTTTTGCTGTTCGGGTTTGTCTGTGCCCTGCTAATTGCCTGTACTGATAGCAGCACTACCTCAGGAGAGGGCGCTACCAATGCTATCACCGCTGTGGTCGATCCCTTTGAACAAAATGCCAGGCTTGGTCGAGGTATCAACCTTGGCAATTCACTGGAAGCGCCGAGTGAAGGCGACTGGAGTGTCACGCTCCACGAGGAGTATTTTCGCCTTATAAAAGAAAAAGGATTTGATAGCGTTAGGATCCCCGTGCGCTGGTCTGCTCATACTAGCGACACAGCGCCTTTTACCATTGATGAGCACTTTTTTGAGCGCGTAGACTGGGCCATTGAGCAGAGTCTTAAAAACGATTTAATGGTAATCATTAATGTGCATCATTATATGGAGATATTTGACGATCCGGCCGCCGAAGAAGCTAAGTTTTTGTCTCTGTGGCAACAAATTGCGAGTCGTTACGCCAACCAGTCGTCGGATTTGATATTCGAAGTGTTAAACGAGCCGCACCATGAACTCACCGCCGCGCGCTGGAATAAATTACTGCCCAAAGCGATTAATGTAATTCGCGCGACAAACCCGCATCGAACCTTATTTATCGGTGCTGCCGAATGGGGCGGCGTACCGGGGTTACTTAAATTAGCCATTCCTGACGATGACAATCTTATTGTTACCGTGCATTACTATGAACCATTTAAGTTTACCCACCAGGGCGCAGGGTGGGTAGAAGATGCCGATGAATGGCTTGGCACCGAGTGGACCGGCACGCCTGAGCAGGTAGACGCCATAAGGGAGCATTTTCAGACGATTGTGGACTGGGCTGAAGCTCGTAATTTACCTGTTAACATTGGTGAGTTTGGTGCATACAGCAAAGCTGACTCAGCCTCGCGGGCTAAGTGGAGCAGTGAGGTGGTACGCTTTGCTTTGGAAAACGAGATGAGCTATCACTACTGGGAGTTCGCATCCGGATTTGGTATTTACAATCCACGCACTGAACAGTGGGATACCCAGCTACTTAACGCGCTGGTGAATACTCAGGCCAACTAA